From the genome of Leptodactylus fuscus isolate aLepFus1 chromosome 1, aLepFus1.hap2, whole genome shotgun sequence, one region includes:
- the LOC142187989 gene encoding uncharacterized protein LOC142187989, giving the protein MGFAEDKFLEYLRRNLPLLKNIKVDELLIYMSGHLSEATLERLDAYVKNKGNRSVVLDFYLDLSRCDDWVSTFIYALGQCGHKDLERTFGEVYSGYQLPSHRQSSPQSLPPSLNHNNPQPQSPQRISSLPGQRPPVSPGTQPDPSPKPSQSPGKVQREQMTRSSPPQQNHEHRSLPAFGTHNPSVAPRPEPSQNVSAPVHSDMKTLDDTFRNPVPETTPYLAVPSQGDEEPLQEDASSISKNPYFESDPLPSNSVTPRLNVLWPEASNKPTPEEDLSQAKVSIKPSSEELSPVKVSIRPSSEDLSPAKASIRPSSEELSPAKVSIRPSSEELSPAKASIRPSSEELSPAKASIRPSSEELSPANVSISTSSEDLFPNAPIRPSSEDGPLVKVTETRNTLSIRDGGADNQRGQTVRNKTQKLPEQVAAYIPISSGQDRGGNEQQRQQPVIHKAVNSPLQSVSAASTHMVREKVVVGALHNGQSTCQAVEDVPESRPEYYRPVNRGSAEEGLSRQWSASQRVSSGSSCRPMDDNDEEEYLSKPGVLEYTLGCDGATNADAPMTSFPNLQISDCSDRSGSSNAGSQSSSSRTQDGVPPFSTPKNRSLPLEAKRSPEENEYTFDMMSSPGRNKRLDHLVSQQPEENSFRSREVGQYGFQYNEEPEEDLMERNENALRSRTKTIPNTSEPNDQTTKQKSSKKTEGRDRERMVLITITVTSLCLSLYLLWKNHQK; this is encoded by the exons ATGGGTTttgcggaggataagttcctgGAGTATCTGCGGAGGAATCTGCCTCTGCTGAAAAACATAAAAGTGGACGAGCTGTTAATATACATGTCAGGCCACCTCTCAGAAGCTACACTG GAGAGGCTGGATGCCTATGTCAAAAATAAGGGAAACAGGAGCGTGGTGCTGGATTTCTACCTGGATCTGAGTAGATGTGACGACTGGGTGAGCACTTTTATATATGCCCTCGGACAGTGCGGACATAAAGACCTGGAGAGGACGTTTGGAGAGGTTTATTCTGGATATCAGCTTCCAAGTC ATAGGCAGTCTTCTCCTCAATCCCTCCCTCCATCCTTGAATCATAACAACCCGCAACCTCAAAGCCCACAACGTATCTCCAGCCTCCCAGGACAGAGGCCACCAGTATCCCCGGGCACGCAACCAGATCCTTCACCAAAGCCGTCTCAAAGCCCCGGCAAGGTCCAACGTGAGCAGATGACCAGAAGTTCACCACCCCAACAAAACCACGAGCATAGAAGTCTTCCTGCATTTGGGACCCACAATCCATCTGTTGCACCCAGGCCTGAACCTTCTCAAAATGTTTCAGCACCGGTACACTCAGACATGAAAACATTAGATGATACGTTTAGGAATCCAGTCCCTGAAACGACTCCATACCTGGCTGTACCCTCTCAGGGTGATGAGGAGCCATTACAGGAG GATGCATCTTCAATCTCCAAAAATCCATACTTTGAGTCTGATCCATTACCTAGTAATAGCGTAACTCCAAGACTGAATGTGTTATGGCCAGAGGCGTCCAATAAACCCACCCCTGAGGAGGATCTATCTCAAGCAAAGGTGTCCATCAAACCGTCCTCTGAGGAACTATCTCCAGTCAAGGTGTCCATCAGACCGTCCTCTGAGGATCTATCTCCAGCCAAGGCGTCCATCAGACCGTCCTCTGAGGAACTATCTCCAGCAAAGGTGTCCATCAGACCGTCCTCTGAGGAACTATCTCCAGCCAAGGCGTCCATCAGACCGTCCTCTGAGGAACTATCTCCAGCCAAGGCGTCCATCAGACCGTCCTCTGAGGAACTATCTCCAGCAAATGTGTCCATCAGCACGTCCTCCGAAGATCTATTTCCAAATGCGCCCATCAGACCATCCTCCGAGGATGGACCTCTAGTTAAG GTTACAGAGACTCGAAATACTCTTTCTATTAGAGATGGAGGAGCTGACAATCAGAGGGGTCAAACCGTGCGCAACAAG ACACAGAAACTTCCGGAACAAGTCGCTGCCTATATCCCTATAAGCTCTGGACAGGACCGTGGGGGAAATGAACAGCAAAGACAACAGCCTGTCATTCACAAG GCAGTGAACTCCCCGCTACAGTCTGTGTCGGCTGCAAGCACTCACATGGTAAGAGAGAAGGTTGTAGTTGGAGCACTGCACAATGGACAGTCTACATGTCAGGCG GTTGAAGATGTTCCAGAAAGCCGGCCAGAATACTACCGTCCTGTAAACAGAGGAAGTGCTGAAGAGGGACTGAGCAGGCAATGGTCAGCGAGTCAGCGG GTTTCTTCGGGTTCATCTTGCAGACCAATGGACGACAACGATGAAGAGGAGTATTTGAGTAAACCAGGAGTACTGGAGTATACACTCGGGTGTGATGGGGCCACAAATGCGGATGCACCAATGACCAGTTTTCCTAATTTACAAATAAGTGACTGTTCGGACAGAAGTGGATCAAGTAATGCCGGTAGTCAGTCTTCTTCATCCCGCACACAAGATGGAGTCCCACCTTTCAGTACGCCAAAAAACCGAAGCCTGCCATTAGAAGCCAAAAGAAGTCCTGAGGAGAATGAGTACACGTTTGACATGATGTCCAGCCCAGGACGTAACAAGCGACTCGATCATTTGGTATCGCAGCAGCCGGAGGAGAACAGCTTTAGAAGTAGAGAAGTTGGTCAATACGGGTTTCAGTACAACGAGGAACCCGAAGAAGACCTCATGGAAAGAAACGAGAACGCTTTGAGAAGCCGAACAAAGACAATTCCAAATACTAGTGAGCCGAACGATCAAACTACCAAGCAAAAATCTAGCAAAAAAACTGAAGGAAGGGACCGCGAGAGAATGGTCCTCATAACAATCACTGTTACTTCTCTTTGTCTTTCTTTGTATCTCCTATGGAAAAATCATCAAAAGTAG